One Lutra lutra chromosome 18, mLutLut1.2, whole genome shotgun sequence genomic window carries:
- the LOC125090447 gene encoding translation initiation factor IF-2-like yields MASPSRSRSRSPRARRPPRGLARAAPAPSSPGARRPARDPRPSRAPRPQRAAAAAGPAPRGRWRAAGGAPGPQREAPGRAHLGRASGPRGSQGPAAAERGPSRALGRGLSAASGRTPEPRRLSSLSCGPRARGAAATTCPSPDPARAGPTAAARVRGALVGGCRTPTSLGPGRIQAEPAGGGVSSWGEWSWGETSPDPLVAAHVNARNGGSAVPATHRGAPQSPRPGVRAAPSRPSCSRLGQDRKSPGAPLCVPPQASAEQPWKLPVVQTLRFSLLLVQKLGKKTWQKHTFYDRRL; encoded by the exons ATGGCGAGCCCGAGCCGGAGCCGGAGTCGGAGCCCGAGGGCGCGGCGGCCGCCGCGGGGCCTGGCGCGTGcggcccctgccccctcctcccccggcGCCCGGCGTCCGGCCCGCGACCCCCGCCCCTCCCGGGCCCCCCGGCCCCagcgggcggcggcggccgccGGCCCGGCCCCGAGGGGGCGCTGGAGGGCGgcgggaggggcgcctgggcccCAGCGGGAGGCCCCGGGCCGGGCTCACCTGGGGCGTGCTTCGGGCCCCCGGGGGTCGCAGGGCCCGGCGGCGGCCGAGCGCGGCCCCTCCCGGGCCCTCGGTCGGGGGCTTTCGGCCGCGTCCGGACGGACTCCGGAGCCGCGCCGACTTAGCTCGCTCTCCTGCGGGCCCCGAGCGCGCGGAGCCGCCGCGACCACCTGCCCCAGCCCCGACCCCGCACGGGCTGGGCCCACCGCGGCCGCGCGTGTGCGAGGCGCGCTGGTCGGCGGCTGCCGCACCCCCACCAGCCTGGGCCCCGGCCGGATTCAGGCCGAGCCTGCCGGTGGCGGCGTTTCAAGTTGGGGGGAGTGGAGTTGGGGTGAAACCAGCCCTGACCCTCTTGTCGCTGCACACGTTAACGCTCGGAACGGTGGCAGCGCGGTCCCCGCGACGCACCGAGGTGCGCCGCAATCCCCGCGGCCGGGGGTCCGAGCGGCCCCCTCCCGCCCGAGCTGCTCCCGCTTAGGCCAGGACAGGAAAAGTCCTGGCGCACCGTTGTGTGTCCCCCCGCAAGCCTCAGCGGAACAGCCCTGGAAACTTCCTGTAGTTCAGACACTTCGGTTTTCACTCCTTCTGGTGCAGAAACTTGGAAAGA AAACCTGGCAAAAGCACACGTTTTATGATCGTCGTCTTTAA